In Streptomyces alboniger, the following are encoded in one genomic region:
- a CDS encoding MaoC family dehydratase, with amino-acid sequence MAEPRIFTSAGELRAGVGEQLGHSDWLEIDQKRIDLFAEATGDHQWIHVDAEKAADGPFGTTIAHGYLTLSLLPSLVPQIMRVEGMRMGINYGTNKVRFPSPVPVGSRLRATAVLTDVTPTKDGGVQVTAQVTVEREGADKPACVAESVSRYYF; translated from the coding sequence ATGGCGGAGCCGAGGATCTTCACGTCGGCCGGGGAACTGCGTGCCGGAGTCGGCGAACAGCTGGGACACAGCGACTGGCTGGAGATCGACCAGAAGCGGATCGACCTCTTCGCCGAGGCCACGGGCGACCACCAGTGGATCCACGTGGACGCGGAGAAGGCGGCCGACGGGCCCTTCGGCACGACCATCGCGCACGGCTATCTGACCCTGTCGCTGCTGCCGAGCCTGGTGCCGCAGATCATGCGCGTCGAAGGCATGCGGATGGGCATCAACTACGGCACCAACAAGGTCCGTTTCCCCTCCCCCGTGCCGGTCGGCTCGCGGCTGCGGGCCACCGCCGTGCTCACCGACGTGACGCCCACGAAGGACGGCGGCGTACAGGTGACGGCCCAGGTGACCGTGGAGCGCGAGGGCGCCGACAAGCCCGCGTGCGTGGCGGAGTCGGTGTCGCGCTACTACTTCTGA